Proteins from a genomic interval of Anas platyrhynchos isolate ZD024472 breed Pekin duck chromosome 4, IASCAAS_PekinDuck_T2T, whole genome shotgun sequence:
- the AADAT gene encoding kynurenine/alpha-aminoadipate aminotransferase, mitochondrial isoform X1: MNYSRFLTTVSAARKESPIRLLTELMQRSPPSLISLAGGAPNPNVFPFKKATVAIGHGNAIEIGEDLMKRALQYSASAGIPELLSWLKNFQRNLHNPPTANYSPEQGQMEVCVTTGSQEGLCKVFEMLINPGDNILLDAPTYAGTLAALRPLGCNIINVPSDQHGIIPNALKEILSAWSPEDIKSRSHSLPKFLYTIPNGCNPTGNSLTAERKKEIYQLARKYDFLIIEDDPYYFLQFEKPWAPTFLSMDLDGRVIRTDSFSKILSSGLRIGFLTGPKPLIDRVILHIQVSTMHTSTFTQIMISQLLQQWGEKGFLKHIDRVVEFYKTQQDAMLVAADKWLKGLAEWYPPAAGMFLWIKIKGVSDTEQLIMEKALQKEVLLVPGRAFNIKSSEPSSYVRASFSLSSPAQMDLAFRRLADLIKEA; the protein is encoded by the exons ACTGTGAGTGCAGCAAGAAAGGAATCTCCAATAAGACTTCTGA CTGAATTGATGCAAAGGTCTCCTCCATCTCTCATCTCTCTGGCTGGAGGGGCACCAAACcctaatgtttttccatttaagAAGGCTACTGTTGCCATTGGACATGGAAATGCTATTGAGATTGGGGAAGATTTGATGAAGAGGGCTCTTCAGTACTCCGCCTCAGCAGG GATTCCAGAACTGTTGTCTTGGTTAAAGAACTTTCAGAGAAATCTACACAATCCACCAACAGCCAACTATAGTCCTGAGCAAGGACAAATGGAAGTGTGTGTCACaactggcagccaggaaggcttGTGCAAA gTATTTGAAATGCTCATTAATCCTGGAGACAACATCCTTTTGGATGCACCTACATATGCTGGGACACTAGCAGCT CTGAGACCTTTGGGTTGTAACATTATTAATGTTCCTAGTGACCAACATGGCATTATTCCAAACGCTCTAAAAGAAATTCTATCTGCTTGGAGTCCAGAAGATATAAAAAGTCGTAGTCACAGTCTCCCCAAATTCCTATACACTATTCCGAATGGCTGCAACCCAACTGGCAACTCTCTGACTGCAGAGCGCAAAAAGGAGATCTACCAG CTTGCAAGAAAATATGATTTCCTTATAATAGAAGATGATCCTTACTACTTCCTTCAGTTTGAAAAG ccatgggctccAACTTTTCTCTCAATGGATTTGGATGGCCGAGTTATCAGGACTGACTCTTTCTCTAAAATTCTCTCATCTGG gTTGAGAATAGGTTTTCTGACAGGTCCCAAGCCTCTTATTGACAGAGTTATTCTACACATTCAGGTTTCAACAATGCACACCAGCACTTTCACACAG atTATGATATCACAGCTTCTTCAGCAatggggagaaaagggctttTTGAAGCATATAGACAG AGTTGTGGAGTTCTACAAGACCCAGCAGGATGCAATGCTTGTTGCTGCTGACAAGTGGTTAAAAG gcTTGGCAGAATGGtatcctcctgctgctggcatgtTCTTATGGATCAAAATTAAGGGAGTTTCTGATACAGAGCAGCTGATCATGGAAAAAGCCTTGCAGAAAGAA GTGTTACTTGTTCCTGGAAGAGCATTCAATATCAAGAGTTCAGAGCCTAGTTCTTATGTCAGAGCTTCCTTCTCTCTATCTTCTCCAGCCCAGATGGATCTG GCTTTCAGGAGACTGGCTGACCTTATAAAAGAAGCTTGA
- the AADAT gene encoding kynurenine/alpha-aminoadipate aminotransferase, mitochondrial isoform X2, giving the protein MNYSRFLTTVSAARKESPIRLLTELMQRSPPSLISLAGGAPNPNVFPFKKATVAIGHGNAIEIGEDLMKRALQYSASAGIPELLSWLKNFQRNLHNPPTANYSPEQGQMEVCVTTGSQEGLCKVFEMLINPGDNILLDAPTYAGTLAALARKYDFLIIEDDPYYFLQFEKPWAPTFLSMDLDGRVIRTDSFSKILSSGLRIGFLTGPKPLIDRVILHIQVSTMHTSTFTQIMISQLLQQWGEKGFLKHIDRVVEFYKTQQDAMLVAADKWLKGLAEWYPPAAGMFLWIKIKGVSDTEQLIMEKALQKEVLLVPGRAFNIKSSEPSSYVRASFSLSSPAQMDLAFRRLADLIKEA; this is encoded by the exons ACTGTGAGTGCAGCAAGAAAGGAATCTCCAATAAGACTTCTGA CTGAATTGATGCAAAGGTCTCCTCCATCTCTCATCTCTCTGGCTGGAGGGGCACCAAACcctaatgtttttccatttaagAAGGCTACTGTTGCCATTGGACATGGAAATGCTATTGAGATTGGGGAAGATTTGATGAAGAGGGCTCTTCAGTACTCCGCCTCAGCAGG GATTCCAGAACTGTTGTCTTGGTTAAAGAACTTTCAGAGAAATCTACACAATCCACCAACAGCCAACTATAGTCCTGAGCAAGGACAAATGGAAGTGTGTGTCACaactggcagccaggaaggcttGTGCAAA gTATTTGAAATGCTCATTAATCCTGGAGACAACATCCTTTTGGATGCACCTACATATGCTGGGACACTAGCAGCT CTTGCAAGAAAATATGATTTCCTTATAATAGAAGATGATCCTTACTACTTCCTTCAGTTTGAAAAG ccatgggctccAACTTTTCTCTCAATGGATTTGGATGGCCGAGTTATCAGGACTGACTCTTTCTCTAAAATTCTCTCATCTGG gTTGAGAATAGGTTTTCTGACAGGTCCCAAGCCTCTTATTGACAGAGTTATTCTACACATTCAGGTTTCAACAATGCACACCAGCACTTTCACACAG atTATGATATCACAGCTTCTTCAGCAatggggagaaaagggctttTTGAAGCATATAGACAG AGTTGTGGAGTTCTACAAGACCCAGCAGGATGCAATGCTTGTTGCTGCTGACAAGTGGTTAAAAG gcTTGGCAGAATGGtatcctcctgctgctggcatgtTCTTATGGATCAAAATTAAGGGAGTTTCTGATACAGAGCAGCTGATCATGGAAAAAGCCTTGCAGAAAGAA GTGTTACTTGTTCCTGGAAGAGCATTCAATATCAAGAGTTCAGAGCCTAGTTCTTATGTCAGAGCTTCCTTCTCTCTATCTTCTCCAGCCCAGATGGATCTG GCTTTCAGGAGACTGGCTGACCTTATAAAAGAAGCTTGA